The sequence AACCGCGAGCGCTTCGAGGAGGCCCACGACCTGATCCTCAAGTGCTGGACCGAGCCCGGCCCGTTCCGCTGGGAGGGGAAGCACTACCACTTCCGGCACGTCAACCCGTGGTGCCTGCCGATCCAGAAGCCGCACCCGCCGATCTGGGTGCCGGGCACCGCCAGCCCGGAGACCGCGCTCTGGGCCGGGCGGAAGGGATACACGTATGTCCCCTTCCTGGTGCCGCTGGCTATCGCTCGTGAGCTGTTCGACTACTACCGACAGGGCGCCGCCGAGGCCGGCCGCGAGGTCACGCCGGACAGCTTCGGGTTCCTGCTGTGCGCCGTCGCCGCCGACACCACCGAGCAGGCCCGCGAGGCCGGCCGCTACTTCCAGTGGCGGATGGGGCCGACCACGCGCGGGCCGGTCGAGTACTTCGCGCCGACGGGCATGCGCTCGCGGGCCGGCCAGCGGATGGCCCTGCGAACCCGCCCGCCAAACATGATCGACATGACCTACGACGACCTGATCGCCCACGACATGATCGTGGCGGGCACCCCCGAGTACCTCGTGGAGCGCTTCGAGCACTTCCGCAAGGAGCTTGGCATCGGGCATCTGCTGCTGCAAGGCCACGAGTCGCGGATGGACGCCCCAACGACCTGGCGCTCCATCGAGCTGATCGGCCAGAAGGTCATCCCGGCGCTCGCCCGGAACTGAACGGGCAGGTGATTCTTGTAAACTACGCAACAGCGAATGTCATCCTGAGCGAAGCGAGGAGCGAGCGAAGGCGAAGGATCTCACCCGCCGCTGTCGCACAGCATGGTGTGAAACCGTTCACGTCCCTCGCAAGCTCGGTCCGATCAGGATGACAGAGACGCTCGCGCTCGCGGAGATCAGTCAACCGGCGGATCGATGGTCAGAGGGCGCGTCACGTCGTACGGGCCGACCTGATAGCCGAACCGCCCGCCACCCAGCAGCACGAAGCTCGTCGAGACTGGCTCGCGCCCGTTCGGCCCATCCTGCCAGGATTCCAACCAGCCGCTCGTCCAGGTGCCAGCCGCGTTCTCGCCGTGCATCCGCCCATCTGGCCCGACTGTCAGCGAGACGGTGTCCGGGTAGGCCAGCACCACCGTCGACGGATCGACGCCCGGTGCCAGCACGAACTCGTAGGAGATGCCGAGCGCCGTAGACCGCACGATCAGGTCGACGCCCGGCCAGACCTCCCGGTACCGGATCGACTCGATGCGGTCGCCCGTCGGGCTCATGCTGTCCACCTCCGGCTCAACCGGACGGTCGCCAAACGTCATGCGCGTCAGGGCCTCTCCCCGGTCCTCCCGCCAGTCGTAGAGCAGGCCGCCAGGGACCGCCGCCATCACGTTCGTCGCGCGGTTGACTACGAAGCGTATCGGCTCGCTGGCGCTCCCGCCGTACGCGGCGAAGCCCGGCCCGGCCAGCGCCATGGCCGGCTGCGCCACCGTGCGGGTCGTCGTCTGCGTCGCGTCCGCGCGCGTCGAGCGCGCCCCCACCACCAGGCTCGGCAGCATCAGCACGAGCAGGAGCAACGCGCCGACCAGCGCCGCCACCAGCAGGCTCGGGCGGCGCGCCATCTGGCCCCAGGCCCGACCCGCCGCCACGAGGAGCCAGTGCTGCTCGGGCCGCGGCG is a genomic window of Chloroflexota bacterium containing:
- a CDS encoding LLM class flavin-dependent oxidoreductase, which encodes MKLYWFSEMPHHEFADGEDLKYPSMRLDMPNTYFSREAASRNYNRYFDEYVLADEVGFDGLMINEHHSTPSCSDVSIMMSAAILARQTKRAKIALMGSILPIQDNPVMVAEQIAMADLVSGGRIISGFVRGIGVETWWANANPVHNRERFEEAHDLILKCWTEPGPFRWEGKHYHFRHVNPWCLPIQKPHPPIWVPGTASPETALWAGRKGYTYVPFLVPLAIARELFDYYRQGAAEAGREVTPDSFGFLLCAVAADTTEQAREAGRYFQWRMGPTTRGPVEYFAPTGMRSRAGQRMALRTRPPNMIDMTYDDLIAHDMIVAGTPEYLVERFEHFRKELGIGHLLLQGHESRMDAPTTWRSIELIGQKVIPALARN